The following are encoded together in the Variovorax sp. PBS-H4 genome:
- a CDS encoding ABC transporter substrate-binding protein — MSSHLRKAALAALLVSTSAAWATDPVNVRFSWKLKGEYAHLYLAQEQGIYASKNLAVRMGEGAGAPAALGALLQGQEDVVVMPAIFAVSAIQKGMPVKIVALYHPRTPVVLISQPDKPIAQPKDLEGKTIAHSVGETGTSYLSVFCAVNGIDCAKVKKIQMDAQSRVPQFLQKQVDAVSVYRTSDLPVLEAKVGTKFPVLDLAQHGLAIPGLAAVSSNAAIAKRPDVLRRYLAAVNEGIAATRKDPKAAAAALMKTWEGSPPAEVVEAQVRATMDAVPAASGKPVGWIDAKAISQALDLLKTDEAIGTPKPVETFFTNDLLPAQ; from the coding sequence ATGAGCTCACATCTCAGAAAGGCTGCCCTGGCAGCGCTCCTGGTCTCGACCTCCGCCGCGTGGGCGACGGACCCGGTGAACGTGCGCTTCAGCTGGAAGCTCAAGGGCGAGTACGCGCACCTCTACCTGGCCCAGGAGCAGGGCATTTATGCATCCAAGAACCTGGCCGTGCGCATGGGCGAGGGCGCCGGGGCGCCTGCCGCGCTGGGCGCTTTGCTGCAAGGACAGGAAGATGTCGTGGTGATGCCCGCCATCTTCGCGGTCTCTGCCATTCAGAAAGGCATGCCGGTCAAGATCGTCGCGCTCTACCACCCCCGTACGCCGGTGGTGCTGATCTCGCAGCCTGACAAGCCCATTGCGCAGCCGAAGGACCTGGAAGGCAAGACCATCGCCCACTCGGTCGGAGAAACCGGCACCTCTTACCTGTCCGTCTTTTGTGCGGTCAATGGCATCGACTGCGCAAAGGTCAAGAAGATCCAGATGGACGCGCAGTCGCGCGTTCCGCAATTCCTGCAGAAGCAGGTCGACGCGGTGAGCGTCTACCGCACGAGCGACCTTCCGGTGCTCGAGGCCAAGGTCGGCACCAAATTCCCGGTCCTCGACCTGGCGCAGCATGGCCTTGCAATTCCCGGGTTGGCCGCGGTGTCGAGCAATGCGGCCATCGCCAAGCGACCCGACGTCCTGCGGCGCTACCTGGCGGCGGTCAACGAAGGCATCGCCGCGACGCGCAAGGACCCGAAGGCAGCAGCGGCAGCCTTGATGAAAACCTGGGAGGGCAGCCCGCCAGCGGAGGTCGTGGAGGCGCAGGTGCGCGCGACGATGGACGCAGTTCCCGCCGCTTCCGGCAAGCCGGTCGGATGGATCGATGCCAAGGCCATCTCGCAGGCGCTGGACCTTCTCAAGACGGACGAGGCGATCGGGACACCCAAGCCCGTCGAGACCTTCTTTACGAACGACCTGTTGCCCGCTCAGTAA
- a CDS encoding dipicolinate synthase subunit DpsA codes for MNWDQAVIAIVGGDRREQEIARCAVAAGAEVRAYGFPWPEQGIEGVRHTANAREALEGADIALFPIPGIAPDGALFAPQCAERIIPDAAMLGAMRRPGHIVLGWADPKLKAHCEALGITLHEYEWDEDLMLLRGPAIVEGMLKVLIENTDITIHKAKVCLVGQGTIGTLVTRTLLALGARVHVAARNAVQRAAAHAAGAESHELSALADVLPGTDIVITSVPARVLGREHLRRLPPHALLVDLAAPPGGIDRDAAQELGLRFVWARGLGARAPITVGRSQWSGVHRRIDNILKERKQ; via the coding sequence ATGAACTGGGACCAGGCCGTTATCGCGATCGTCGGCGGCGATCGACGCGAACAGGAGATCGCGCGTTGCGCAGTGGCCGCGGGAGCCGAGGTGCGGGCCTATGGCTTCCCGTGGCCCGAACAGGGCATCGAAGGGGTGCGCCACACCGCCAACGCGCGCGAGGCGCTGGAAGGCGCCGACATCGCGCTGTTCCCGATCCCCGGTATCGCACCCGACGGCGCGCTGTTCGCGCCCCAGTGCGCCGAGCGCATCATTCCCGACGCCGCCATGCTCGGCGCCATGCGCCGTCCGGGCCACATCGTCCTCGGCTGGGCCGACCCCAAGCTCAAGGCGCACTGCGAGGCCCTCGGCATCACGCTGCACGAGTACGAGTGGGACGAGGACCTGATGCTGCTGCGCGGCCCGGCGATCGTCGAGGGCATGCTCAAGGTGCTGATCGAGAACACCGACATCACCATCCACAAGGCCAAGGTGTGCCTGGTGGGGCAGGGCACCATCGGGACCCTGGTCACGCGCACGCTGCTGGCGCTCGGCGCACGCGTCCACGTCGCGGCACGCAATGCCGTGCAGCGCGCCGCTGCGCATGCGGCGGGTGCCGAGTCGCACGAGCTGTCCGCCCTGGCGGACGTCCTGCCCGGCACCGACATCGTCATCACCAGCGTGCCGGCGCGCGTGCTCGGGCGCGAGCATCTCCGGAGGCTTCCCCCGCATGCCTTGCTGGTCGACCTGGCCGCGCCCCCCGGGGGCATCGACCGCGATGCCGCGCAGGAACTCGGGCTCAGGTTCGTCTGGGCGCGCGGCCTCGGTGCACGCGCACCCATTACGGTGGGCCGCAGCCAATGGAGCGGCGTGCACCGCCGCATCGACAACATCCTGAAGGAAAGAAAGCAATGA
- a CDS encoding ABC transporter permease, protein MTELNHTQAVPMPTAPKTRKKGAGGSFTERYASVLLAMVILLVWQFSVPLLGLSEFVLPTPLAIGKRIVTDFDLLAAHSYITLLEVLAGFLAGVLIGIPLALAIFYSKAFERAVYPLLVALQTVPKIALAPLLVLYLGYGWWPKISLAFLISFFPIVISTVVGLQSLDKGLVNMVRSMGSTEWQTFFKVRLPAAMPSIFGGLKVAISLAVIGAIIGEYIAAERGLGYLQLQANSQFDTTLNFATVVTISLLGVLLYFVLALVESKVSYQRESAK, encoded by the coding sequence ATGACTGAACTCAATCACACCCAAGCCGTACCGATGCCCACCGCGCCCAAGACCAGGAAGAAAGGCGCCGGCGGCAGCTTCACGGAGCGTTACGCCTCCGTGCTGCTCGCCATGGTCATCCTGCTCGTCTGGCAGTTCTCGGTCCCGCTGCTGGGCCTGTCCGAATTCGTGCTGCCGACGCCGCTTGCGATCGGCAAGCGGATCGTGACGGATTTCGATCTGCTGGCCGCCCATTCGTACATCACGCTGCTCGAAGTACTCGCGGGCTTCCTCGCCGGGGTGCTGATAGGGATTCCCCTGGCGCTGGCGATCTTCTATTCGAAGGCGTTCGAGCGCGCCGTCTATCCGCTGCTCGTGGCGCTGCAGACGGTGCCCAAGATCGCGCTGGCTCCACTGCTCGTGCTCTACCTCGGCTATGGCTGGTGGCCCAAGATCAGCCTCGCGTTCCTGATCTCATTCTTTCCCATCGTCATCTCGACGGTGGTGGGTCTCCAGTCGCTCGACAAGGGCCTGGTCAACATGGTCCGCTCGATGGGCTCGACGGAATGGCAGACCTTCTTCAAGGTCAGGCTGCCGGCGGCCATGCCGAGCATCTTCGGTGGCCTGAAGGTGGCCATCTCTCTGGCGGTCATCGGCGCCATCATCGGCGAGTACATCGCCGCGGAACGGGGCCTGGGCTATCTCCAGTTGCAGGCGAACTCCCAGTTCGACACGACGCTGAATTTCGCCACCGTCGTCACCATCTCCCTGCTCGGCGTGCTGCTCTATTTCGTGCTGGCGCTGGTCGAGTCCAAGGTTTCCTATCAACGCGAAAGTGCCAAATGA
- a CDS encoding NAD/NADP octopine/nopaline dehydrogenase family protein: MKVSILGGGAGGAAAVAELTLAGHEVVLWNRSAATLAPFQALEGVRYEGVLGTGIARPRLITADLKSALDGADVAVVTLPTFSHAPVARALATAGWPANRPVVLNPGHTGGALEFAHAWREVRADLPPIAEFSTLTYVARKYQADGVTVTGRARQVRAAALPGGDAALAAACMLFPGASPVGDVLASALANANLVLHPPGAVLAAAWVEATQGDFTFYVQAMTPGVSRTMRALDDERLAVAAAFGHRLPNLIEEMKLIGTVESSVEDTQDFMAAIAGGEANRRIKGPDSLQHRYYREDFGHGLLPFLELAAIAGVATPVARSLFTLAQALVGIDYAQGGRTAGAMGIAGMSRNELLQHVRQQP, translated from the coding sequence ATGAAAGTTTCGATTCTGGGCGGCGGCGCCGGTGGCGCCGCCGCCGTGGCCGAACTCACGCTGGCCGGCCACGAGGTGGTTCTTTGGAACCGCTCCGCCGCAACGCTCGCGCCTTTCCAGGCGCTGGAAGGGGTGCGGTACGAAGGTGTGCTGGGCACGGGCATTGCCCGCCCGCGCCTCATCACTGCCGACCTGAAGTCGGCCCTTGACGGCGCCGACGTCGCGGTCGTCACGCTGCCGACCTTTTCTCACGCGCCGGTCGCGCGCGCCCTGGCAACCGCGGGTTGGCCTGCGAACCGGCCGGTCGTCCTGAACCCGGGCCATACCGGAGGCGCGCTGGAGTTCGCCCACGCGTGGCGCGAGGTGCGTGCCGACCTGCCGCCGATCGCCGAGTTTTCCACGCTGACCTATGTGGCGCGCAAATACCAGGCGGACGGCGTGACCGTCACCGGGCGTGCGCGCCAGGTCCGCGCGGCGGCGCTGCCCGGCGGCGATGCGGCGCTGGCCGCCGCCTGCATGCTCTTTCCCGGCGCTTCGCCGGTCGGCGACGTGCTCGCCTCCGCCCTTGCCAATGCCAACCTGGTGCTGCACCCGCCAGGCGCAGTGCTCGCGGCGGCGTGGGTCGAGGCGACGCAGGGCGATTTCACCTTCTACGTCCAGGCCATGACTCCCGGCGTCTCGCGCACCATGCGCGCACTCGACGACGAACGCCTGGCGGTTGCCGCTGCCTTCGGTCATCGGCTGCCGAACCTCATCGAGGAGATGAAGCTCATCGGCACCGTGGAGTCCTCCGTCGAGGACACGCAGGACTTCATGGCCGCGATCGCCGGCGGCGAAGCGAACAGGCGCATCAAGGGCCCCGACTCGCTCCAGCATCGCTACTACCGCGAGGATTTCGGGCATGGCCTGCTGCCCTTCCTGGAGCTGGCGGCCATCGCCGGCGTGGCGACGCCGGTGGCGCGATCGCTCTTTACGCTGGCGCAGGCGCTGGTCGGCATCGACTATGCCCAGGGCGGTCGCACCGCCGGTGCAATGGGCATCGCGGGAATGTCCAGAAATGAACTTCTACAACATGTGAGGCAGCAGCCATGA
- a CDS encoding ABC transporter ATP-binding protein, which translates to MSNAANVRIEGVSKTYEVRAGDDVKALDRVDLDIAPGSFVAIVGPSGCGKSTLLSLLAGLTPVSSGRLRIDGDEVVKPHPKAGVVFQSDLLLPWRSIIDNVLLPIEIKGKDRATATSRARELLAQVGLAGFDNKFPFELSGGMRQRVAICRALIQEPGLLLMDEPFGALDALTREQMIMDLQSMWLRLGNTVLFITHGIDEAVFLADRVIVMSPRPGRVDLDLAIDIPRPRRWSGIHENPAFQHHVRQVREMFEAKGVLVAH; encoded by the coding sequence ATGAGCAATGCAGCCAACGTGCGGATCGAGGGTGTCTCCAAGACCTATGAAGTGCGCGCCGGCGACGATGTGAAGGCGCTCGATCGGGTCGACCTCGACATCGCTCCCGGCAGCTTCGTGGCCATCGTGGGCCCCAGCGGATGCGGCAAGAGCACGCTGCTGTCGCTGCTGGCGGGCTTGACCCCGGTGTCCTCCGGCCGCCTGCGCATCGACGGCGACGAGGTCGTCAAGCCGCACCCCAAGGCGGGCGTGGTCTTCCAGTCGGACCTGCTGCTTCCATGGCGAAGCATCATCGACAACGTGCTGCTGCCCATCGAAATCAAGGGCAAGGACCGGGCCACCGCCACGAGCCGTGCGCGCGAGCTGCTGGCGCAGGTGGGCCTGGCGGGCTTCGACAACAAGTTCCCGTTCGAGCTCTCGGGCGGCATGCGCCAGCGCGTGGCCATCTGCCGCGCCCTGATCCAGGAGCCGGGCCTGCTGCTGATGGACGAGCCATTCGGCGCGCTCGATGCGCTGACGCGCGAGCAGATGATCATGGACCTGCAGTCGATGTGGCTGCGGCTGGGCAACACGGTGTTGTTCATCACGCACGGCATCGACGAGGCGGTGTTTCTCGCCGACCGGGTCATCGTCATGTCCCCGCGGCCCGGCCGCGTGGACCTCGATCTGGCCATCGACATCCCGCGCCCGCGCCGCTGGAGCGGCATCCACGAAAACCCCGCCTTCCAGCACCACGTGCGGCAAGTGCGGGAGATGTTCGAAGCCAAGGGCGTCCTGGTCGCTCACTGA